The following proteins come from a genomic window of Frankia casuarinae:
- the mshA gene encoding D-inositol-3-phosphate glycosyltransferase, with product MRLIRSGAAQVRGEAERRGRPSRVAMLSMHTSPMEQPGTGDAGGLNVYVVELSRQLAALGVEVEVFTRAVSSKLPTSAELLPGVTVRHVDAGPFEEIHREDLPAWLCAFTAALLRAEAGHEPGWFDVIHSHYWLSGQVGLAVAQRWGIPLVHTSHTLAKIKNGALAVGDRPEPPGRLLGEQEVIGGATRLLASTPDEYRHLIDLYDAASDRVDVVAPGVDLEVFRPGDMAQSRARVGVDPADDLLLFVGRIQPLKAPDLLLRAAAELLRRDPARRSRLTVAVVGGPSGSGLEQPDALVKLAAYLGISDRVRFQPPAPQQELVHWYRAATAVVVPSHSESFGLVALEAQACGTPVVAAAVGGLRTAVADGVSGLLVSGRTPAVYADALDRLLRQPRWRARLSAGAVAWAGGFGWSATAHGVLRSYRHALSPTAVAV from the coding sequence ATGCGTCTGATCAGAAGTGGCGCCGCCCAGGTCCGCGGTGAGGCCGAACGGCGCGGGCGGCCCAGCCGGGTCGCGATGCTGTCCATGCACACCTCACCAATGGAACAGCCGGGAACGGGCGATGCCGGGGGGCTCAACGTCTACGTCGTCGAGCTGTCTCGGCAGCTCGCGGCGCTGGGGGTGGAGGTCGAGGTGTTCACCCGCGCGGTGAGCAGCAAGCTGCCGACCTCGGCCGAGCTGTTGCCGGGTGTGACGGTCCGCCACGTTGACGCCGGCCCGTTCGAGGAGATCCACCGGGAGGATCTTCCCGCCTGGCTGTGTGCGTTCACCGCGGCTCTGCTGCGCGCCGAGGCCGGGCACGAACCAGGGTGGTTCGATGTGATCCACTCGCACTACTGGCTGTCGGGCCAGGTCGGTCTCGCGGTGGCACAACGATGGGGTATCCCGCTCGTGCACACCTCCCATACGCTGGCGAAGATCAAGAACGGCGCGCTGGCCGTCGGAGACCGCCCGGAGCCGCCTGGCCGGCTACTCGGCGAACAGGAGGTCATCGGGGGGGCCACCCGGCTGCTCGCCTCCACGCCGGACGAGTACCGGCACCTGATCGATCTGTACGACGCGGCGTCGGACCGGGTCGACGTCGTCGCGCCCGGCGTCGACCTTGAGGTCTTCCGGCCAGGTGACATGGCGCAGTCCCGGGCCCGCGTCGGCGTGGATCCCGCCGACGACCTGCTGTTGTTCGTCGGTCGGATCCAACCGCTCAAGGCGCCCGATCTGCTGCTGCGCGCCGCCGCGGAACTGCTGCGGCGCGATCCCGCCCGCCGCTCGCGGCTCACCGTCGCCGTGGTCGGCGGCCCCAGCGGATCCGGTCTGGAACAACCCGACGCCCTGGTCAAGCTCGCGGCGTATCTCGGGATCTCCGATCGCGTCCGCTTCCAACCGCCGGCCCCGCAGCAGGAACTCGTCCACTGGTACCGCGCGGCCACCGCCGTCGTCGTCCCCAGTCACAGCGAGAGCTTCGGCCTCGTCGCGCTCGAGGCCCAGGCCTGCGGCACCCCGGTGGTCGCCGCGGCGGTCGGGGGCCTGCGCACCGCGGTCGCCGACGGTGTCTCCGGGCTGCTCGTCTCCGGTCGGACCCCCGCCGTCTATGCCGACGCGCTGGACCGGCTGCTGCGCCAACCACGATGGCGGGCCCGGCTCTCCGCCGGAGCGGTGGCCTGGGCCGGTGGGTTCGGCTGGTCGGCCACGGCCCATGGCGTGCTGCGCAGCTACCGGCACGCGCTGAGCCCCACCGCCGTCGCCGTCTGA
- a CDS encoding sulfurtransferase — MSREKALVDASWVEANRNDPKVVLVEVDEDVSAYDKGHIPGAVRLDWKSELQDPVIRDFINREQFEKLLSEKGISNDDIVVLYGGNNNWFAAYAYWYFSLYGHADVRLLDGGRKKWELDSRELTTEATPRQPTSYTAPEPRTDIRAFREEVISAIGEKALVDVRSPDEFSGRLLAPAHLPQEQSQRAGHIPTAKNIPWAKTANEDGTFKSNDELTGLYTEAGVDLSRDIIAYCRIGERSAHTWFALHELLDLPNVKNYDGSWTEYGSLVGVPIEKGA, encoded by the coding sequence ATGAGTCGTGAGAAGGCGCTGGTCGACGCCTCGTGGGTCGAAGCGAACCGTAACGACCCGAAGGTCGTCCTGGTCGAGGTCGACGAGGACGTCTCCGCGTACGACAAGGGGCACATCCCGGGGGCGGTGCGTCTCGACTGGAAGTCCGAGCTTCAGGACCCGGTCATTCGTGACTTCATCAACAGGGAGCAGTTCGAGAAGCTTCTCTCCGAGAAGGGGATCTCGAACGACGACATCGTCGTGCTCTACGGCGGGAACAACAACTGGTTCGCCGCATACGCATACTGGTACTTCAGCCTCTACGGCCACGCCGACGTCCGCCTGCTCGACGGTGGTCGCAAGAAGTGGGAGCTCGACAGCCGTGAGCTGACCACCGAGGCCACCCCGCGCCAGCCCACCAGCTACACCGCCCCGGAGCCGCGCACCGACATCCGGGCCTTCCGTGAGGAGGTCATCTCCGCGATCGGTGAGAAGGCCCTGGTGGACGTCCGGTCGCCCGACGAGTTCTCCGGCAGGCTGCTCGCTCCCGCGCACCTGCCGCAGGAGCAGTCCCAGCGGGCCGGGCACATCCCCACGGCGAAGAACATCCCGTGGGCGAAGACCGCGAACGAGGACGGCACGTTCAAGAGCAATGACGAGCTGACCGGCCTCTACACCGAGGCCGGGGTCGACCTGTCCAGGGACATCATCGCCTACTGCCGTATCGGCGAGCGTTCGGCGCACACCTGGTTCGCGCTGCACGAGTTGCTCGACCTGCCGAACGTGAAAAACTACGACGGTTCGTGGACCGAGTACGGCTCGCTCGTCGGCGTGCCGATCGAGAAGGGCGCGTGA
- a CDS encoding STAS domain-containing protein → MEPSVRVEVTDRDAIVVHPAGDIDYSSLDPLREALLDARVAGVKEIIVDLEQVSFLDSQGLAVILFAHQRQRSAGGRLVLRNLNEDAYRLLHVTNLSAVIDVDHGDSAPARGLATRQGA, encoded by the coding sequence ATGGAGCCAAGCGTGCGGGTTGAGGTGACCGACCGTGATGCCATCGTCGTGCATCCGGCCGGCGACATCGACTATTCGTCCCTGGATCCCCTGCGCGAGGCACTGCTCGACGCACGGGTCGCCGGAGTAAAAGAGATCATCGTGGATCTGGAGCAGGTGAGCTTCCTCGACTCGCAGGGGTTGGCGGTCATCCTGTTCGCCCACCAGCGTCAGCGCTCGGCCGGTGGCCGTCTCGTGCTGCGTAACCTCAACGAGGACGCCTACCGCCTGCTGCATGTCACGAACCTGAGTGCCGTGATAGACGTCGATCACGGCGACTCCGCCCCCGCGCGCGGCCTGGCGACCCGTCAGGGCGCCTGA
- a CDS encoding MoaD/ThiS family protein has translation MARVTVRYWAAARDAAGVSQEEIGADTLAALLDVVAARHGGTLPALLRRCSYLVDDQPVGRRDPAGVILRDGCVVEALPPFAGG, from the coding sequence ATCGCGCGGGTGACCGTCCGCTACTGGGCCGCCGCCAGGGACGCCGCGGGGGTGTCCCAGGAGGAGATCGGCGCGGATACGCTGGCCGCTCTGCTCGATGTCGTCGCGGCCCGCCACGGCGGGACCCTGCCGGCGCTGCTGCGACGGTGCTCCTACCTCGTCGACGACCAGCCCGTGGGCCGGCGGGATCCGGCGGGGGTCATCCTGCGTGACGGTTGCGTAGTCGAGGCCCTCCCACCCTTCGCCGGGGGATGA
- a CDS encoding YbjN domain-containing protein, translating into MTAPIDAAERNRLDVVIDDTLKDLCLAYDHVDTGSFLVTLEGEHKLRTMTWLVVQDHTLLVEAFFMRAPAENAAGTYGFLLGRNAKTYGVHFSIDRVGDIFLTGQVPLLAVTAEEIDRILGCVGSYADENFDPAIALGFASAIEREKAWRAKLAADAGSATKPG; encoded by the coding sequence ATGACGGCGCCCATCGACGCAGCGGAACGCAACCGGCTCGACGTGGTGATCGATGACACGCTTAAGGATCTCTGTCTCGCCTACGACCATGTCGACACCGGCTCGTTCCTCGTCACGCTGGAGGGCGAACACAAGCTGCGCACGATGACGTGGCTCGTCGTGCAGGACCACACCCTGCTCGTCGAGGCGTTTTTTATGCGCGCCCCGGCGGAGAACGCGGCGGGCACCTACGGATTCCTACTCGGCCGCAACGCGAAGACCTATGGGGTGCACTTCTCCATCGACCGGGTCGGTGACATCTTCCTCACCGGGCAGGTCCCGCTGCTGGCGGTCACCGCGGAGGAGATCGACCGCATCCTTGGCTGCGTCGGCTCCTACGCCGACGAGAACTTCGACCCGGCGATAGCGCTGGGATTCGCCTCCGCCATCGAGCGGGAGAAGGCGTGGCGGGCCAAGCTGGCCGCCGACGCCGGCTCGGCCACGAAGCCGGGATGA
- the mshD gene encoding mycothiol synthase has translation MTSLSWQQTLSAMDVDDIVSLLAAAERADGTGPVSEDVRLALRPGLRIGAGRHLLAVSAAADTSGPNVPDTPGDQNAADTSTMPGRVPAGRIIGYAHLGGVDQARQAEVVVHPDHRGRGVGTALVGGLTEALAAPSSRLDIWAHGDLPAAAALATRLTFTRTRVLLQLRRPLAAGTPLPDPRLPAGVTVRTFVPDQDDRAWLAVNAAAFADHPEQGRWTLDDLARRRAEPWFDPRGFFLAEHDGALVGFHWTKVHETDQTPPRNAQPGPIGEVYVVGVLPGAGGAGLGRALTLIGLRHLQAEGLDSVLLYVDEDNVRAVRMYTGLGFITYVRDVSYHWERPSTG, from the coding sequence GTGACCTCGCTGAGCTGGCAGCAGACCCTGAGCGCCATGGACGTGGACGACATCGTGAGCCTCCTCGCCGCCGCGGAGCGGGCGGACGGCACCGGGCCGGTGTCCGAGGACGTCCGGCTGGCCCTCCGGCCCGGACTGCGGATCGGCGCCGGCCGGCACCTGCTGGCCGTGTCGGCCGCCGCGGACACGAGCGGCCCGAATGTCCCGGACACCCCTGGTGACCAGAACGCCGCGGACACGTCGACCATGCCGGGCCGCGTCCCCGCCGGGCGGATCATCGGCTACGCCCATCTGGGCGGCGTGGACCAGGCACGGCAGGCCGAGGTGGTCGTCCATCCCGACCACCGCGGACGCGGCGTCGGCACGGCTCTGGTTGGCGGACTGACCGAGGCCCTCGCGGCGCCGTCGTCCCGCCTCGACATCTGGGCCCACGGCGACCTGCCGGCCGCCGCGGCACTGGCTACCCGGCTCACGTTCACTCGCACGAGGGTGCTGCTCCAGCTTCGGCGACCGCTGGCGGCCGGGACGCCCCTGCCGGACCCCCGGCTGCCGGCCGGTGTGACGGTCCGCACCTTCGTCCCCGACCAGGACGACCGGGCCTGGCTGGCCGTCAATGCGGCCGCCTTCGCTGATCATCCGGAGCAGGGCCGGTGGACCCTGGACGATCTGGCCCGGCGCCGGGCCGAGCCGTGGTTCGACCCGCGTGGCTTCTTCCTCGCCGAGCACGACGGCGCACTCGTCGGCTTCCACTGGACGAAGGTGCACGAGACCGACCAGACGCCGCCACGGAACGCGCAGCCGGGGCCCATCGGCGAGGTCTACGTGGTGGGCGTGCTCCCGGGCGCGGGCGGCGCGGGACTCGGCCGGGCACTTACCCTGATCGGCCTGCGGCATCTGCAGGCCGAGGGGCTCGACTCGGTCCTGCTGTACGTGGACGAGGACAATGTCCGCGCCGTGCGGATGTACACCGGACTCGGCTTCATCACCTACGTCCGCGACGTCTCCTACCACTGGGAGAGGCCGTCCACGGGTTGA
- a CDS encoding DsrE family protein, which yields MARPLVVKVTAGTDAPERCSQAFTVAAVAVAAGTDVSLWLTGESAWFALPGRAEEFSLPEAAPLPDLLAAVLAGGRVTLCTQCAARRSIGPDDVLPGVRIAGAAAFVDEVLADGVQALVY from the coding sequence ATGGCCCGCCCGCTCGTCGTCAAGGTCACCGCCGGGACGGATGCGCCGGAACGGTGTTCCCAGGCGTTCACGGTCGCGGCGGTCGCCGTCGCCGCCGGTACAGACGTCTCGCTCTGGCTTACCGGGGAGTCCGCCTGGTTCGCGCTGCCCGGCCGGGCGGAGGAGTTCAGCCTGCCGGAGGCGGCGCCGTTGCCCGATCTGCTCGCCGCCGTCCTCGCCGGGGGTCGCGTCACCCTGTGCACCCAGTGTGCGGCCCGGCGCTCCATCGGCCCGGACGACGTCCTGCCCGGCGTCCGCATCGCCGGTGCCGCCGCGTTCGTCGACGAGGTTCTCGCGGACGGCGTGCAGGCCCTCGTCTACTGA
- a CDS encoding response regulator transcription factor — protein MSVVLLLTNAPGPSAESFPSLGLLTHTVRVAPLEASALLDAPPVDVIVVDGRRELVIARGLCRLLRTTGLTTPLLALVTEGGLAAVSADWGVDDVVLDSAGPAEVEARLRLAIGRVAAAGGTAEAGVIRSGDLSVDETTYSAKLRGRPLELTFKEFELLKYLAQHPGRVFTRAQLLQEVWGYDYYGGTRTVDVHVRRLRAKLGPEHEAMIGTVRHVGYKFVAPPIAPLPENTPGEVGRIGRDESRTPERV, from the coding sequence TTGAGCGTCGTCCTTTTGCTCACCAACGCCCCCGGTCCGTCCGCCGAGTCGTTTCCGTCGCTTGGGCTTCTCACCCACACCGTACGGGTCGCCCCGCTCGAGGCGAGCGCGCTGCTGGACGCCCCGCCGGTGGATGTGATCGTGGTGGATGGCCGCCGGGAGCTTGTGATCGCCCGCGGTCTGTGCCGGCTGCTACGCACCACCGGGCTCACCACGCCGCTGCTGGCGCTGGTGACCGAGGGTGGGCTGGCGGCGGTGTCCGCGGACTGGGGGGTTGACGACGTCGTCCTCGATTCCGCGGGTCCCGCCGAGGTCGAGGCCCGGTTGCGGCTGGCCATCGGTCGGGTCGCCGCCGCCGGCGGCACGGCCGAAGCCGGTGTCATCCGGTCCGGCGACCTGTCGGTCGACGAGACCACCTACTCGGCCAAGTTGCGGGGCCGGCCGCTCGAGCTCACCTTCAAGGAGTTCGAGCTGCTGAAGTACCTCGCGCAACACCCGGGCCGGGTCTTCACCCGCGCCCAGCTGTTGCAGGAGGTCTGGGGTTACGACTACTACGGCGGCACCCGCACGGTGGACGTCCACGTCCGGCGGCTGCGAGCGAAGCTCGGCCCCGAGCACGAAGCGATGATCGGTACTGTTCGGCACGTCGGGTACAAGTTCGTCGCGCCGCCCATCGCACCGCTGCCGGAGAACACCCCCGGGGAGGTCGGCCGGATCGGCCGTGACGAGTCCCGGACCCCCGAGCGGGTCTGA
- a CDS encoding DUF1416 domain-containing protein → MCGAISGGPSVEGIDVAKETVIQGVVVQGGEPVSTGYARLLDEGGDFTAEVPLSATGQFRFFARPGQWTVRALVPGATGERKVVARQGEPVDTQVEVAA, encoded by the coding sequence ATGTGCGGCGCCATCAGCGGTGGACCATCTGTGGAGGGAATTGACGTGGCCAAGGAAACCGTGATCCAGGGGGTCGTGGTGCAGGGCGGGGAGCCGGTTTCGACCGGTTATGCCCGCCTGCTGGACGAAGGCGGCGATTTCACCGCCGAGGTTCCGTTGTCCGCGACGGGTCAGTTTCGTTTCTTCGCGCGGCCGGGGCAGTGGACCGTCCGGGCTCTTGTCCCCGGCGCGACCGGCGAGCGCAAGGTCGTCGCCCGTCAGGGTGAGCCGGTCGACACCCAGGTCGAGGTCGCGGCCTGA
- a CDS encoding DUF4395 domain-containing protein — protein sequence MVDPRGMRFAAAVTTIMLAVILLAGSRWLLLAQTVVFGVGAVAGVRHAPYGLVFRSLIRPRLGPPAATEDAAPPRFAQLVGAIFGVVGLVGFFAGMPALGYVAVALAFVAALLNAAFEFCLGCQLYLFLHSIAVKGART from the coding sequence GTGGTAGATCCTCGTGGGATGCGGTTCGCCGCTGCCGTCACCACGATCATGCTCGCCGTGATACTGCTCGCCGGCAGCCGCTGGTTGCTGCTCGCGCAGACCGTGGTGTTCGGGGTGGGGGCGGTGGCCGGGGTCCGGCACGCGCCCTACGGGCTGGTGTTCCGTTCCCTGATCCGGCCGAGGCTGGGGCCGCCGGCCGCCACCGAGGACGCCGCGCCGCCCCGGTTCGCCCAGCTGGTCGGCGCGATCTTCGGCGTCGTGGGTCTCGTGGGATTCTTCGCGGGGATGCCGGCACTCGGTTACGTCGCGGTGGCCCTGGCCTTCGTGGCGGCCCTCCTCAATGCGGCGTTCGAGTTCTGTCTCGGGTGCCAGCTGTATCTTTTTCTCCATTCGATAGCCGTGAAAGGAGCACGCACATGA
- a CDS encoding Ms5788A family Cys-rich leader peptide — translation MSQIQLVKRRAVDLCRVHSCLCCLS, via the coding sequence ATGTCCCAGATACAGCTTGTGAAGCGCCGCGCGGTCGATCTGTGCCGCGTACACAGCTGTCTGTGTTGTCTTTCCTGA
- a CDS encoding thioredoxin family protein has product MTGMWVLSVATVAALGLGVLMRVRDGRFRPVDGGLRAEFASLGETMGERATLLQFSTAFCAPCRSTRRVLAGVAEVVPGVRHVEVDAEAHLDLVRRLGIRRTPTVLIVDGHGREVRRASGAPPTRAAVFATLEEIVSGGINRADGDPSDSSSAG; this is encoded by the coding sequence GTGACCGGAATGTGGGTGTTGTCGGTGGCGACCGTGGCTGCTCTCGGGCTGGGGGTGCTCATGCGGGTCCGGGACGGACGGTTCCGGCCGGTAGACGGCGGGCTGCGGGCCGAGTTCGCGTCGCTGGGCGAGACGATGGGGGAGCGGGCGACGCTGCTGCAGTTCTCCACGGCGTTCTGCGCCCCCTGCCGGTCCACCCGTCGGGTGCTGGCAGGGGTTGCCGAGGTCGTGCCCGGGGTACGCCATGTCGAGGTTGATGCGGAGGCGCATCTCGACCTCGTCCGTCGGCTGGGGATCAGGCGGACTCCGACGGTACTGATCGTTGACGGTCATGGCAGGGAGGTGCGGCGCGCGAGCGGTGCCCCGCCGACGCGTGCGGCGGTGTTCGCCACTCTCGAAGAGATCGTTTCCGGTGGGATCAATCGGGCAGATGGTGATCCTTCGGATTCATCGTCGGCGGGTTAA
- a CDS encoding FABP family protein, producing the protein MSAGKRSAAGSARSDTATSTVDLHASLLPLAFLVGTWRGEGVGGYEGLDGFHYGQEITFAADGRPALGYVSHTWWADEPRDGREPGSPLATETGFWRVQPGEDGKPVVEVMLAHPFGIAEIYVGTVTGTRIDLDHNVLIRTATARDVTRSVRLYGLVEGCDLAYAIDMEAEGKPMQSHLSARLHRVSD; encoded by the coding sequence TTGAGCGCCGGGAAGCGGTCCGCGGCCGGATCGGCGCGGTCCGACACGGCGACGAGCACCGTTGATCTGCACGCCAGCCTGCTACCGCTGGCCTTCCTCGTCGGGACCTGGCGGGGCGAGGGGGTCGGCGGCTACGAGGGCCTGGACGGATTCCACTACGGCCAGGAGATCACCTTCGCCGCGGACGGCCGCCCGGCGCTGGGATACGTGTCGCACACCTGGTGGGCGGACGAGCCCCGGGACGGCCGCGAGCCCGGCAGCCCGCTGGCGACCGAGACCGGGTTCTGGCGGGTCCAGCCCGGAGAGGACGGAAAGCCGGTCGTCGAGGTGATGCTGGCCCACCCGTTCGGCATCGCCGAGATCTACGTCGGCACGGTGACCGGCACCCGTATCGATCTCGATCACAACGTCCTGATCCGCACCGCCACCGCCCGTGACGTCACCCGGTCGGTGCGGCTCTACGGCCTGGTCGAGGGCTGCGATCTCGCCTATGCGATCGACATGGAGGCCGAGGGCAAGCCGATGCAGTCACACCTGTCCGCGCGCCTGCACCGCGTGTCCGACTGA